A single window of Pseudarthrobacter psychrotolerans DNA harbors:
- a CDS encoding sugar phosphate isomerase/epimerase, whose product MAKIGVQAMMLKDSFTEIGAFETLRKVSDIGYNAVEISQIPMTPENVAELDRSRSELGMDIAALSVAMETPKGRPGDSLAEHFDKIVDDAKSLDSKLLRIGMLPFEAMTSIGAVIDFAKQANEYAERLREQGLGLYYHNHHIEFAKFDGKYMLDIIAENSPAMGMEIDVHWVQRGGLDPVRTLEKYAGRTAMVHLKDYRIGQMPESAMGLLDSGDFMGFMAEFKNVVQFAEVGEGNLDFASIIPAAQAAGAEYLLVEQDELYGRTVWEALQTSYDNLIALGQSELF is encoded by the coding sequence GTGGCCAAAATTGGCGTACAGGCAATGATGCTGAAGGACAGCTTCACCGAAATCGGGGCGTTCGAAACGCTCCGCAAGGTCAGCGACATCGGCTACAACGCCGTCGAGATCTCGCAGATCCCGATGACGCCGGAAAACGTCGCTGAACTGGATCGGTCCCGCAGCGAGCTGGGCATGGACATCGCAGCCCTTTCCGTGGCCATGGAGACTCCCAAGGGCCGGCCCGGCGATTCCCTGGCGGAGCACTTTGACAAGATCGTGGATGACGCCAAGAGCCTGGACTCGAAATTGCTGCGGATCGGTATGCTGCCGTTCGAGGCAATGACGTCCATCGGCGCGGTGATTGACTTCGCCAAGCAGGCCAACGAGTATGCCGAGCGCCTGCGGGAGCAGGGCCTGGGGCTGTACTACCACAACCACCACATCGAGTTCGCGAAGTTCGACGGCAAATACATGCTGGACATCATTGCGGAGAACTCCCCGGCCATGGGCATGGAAATCGACGTGCACTGGGTCCAGCGCGGCGGCCTGGACCCGGTCCGCACGCTGGAAAAGTACGCCGGCCGCACGGCCATGGTCCACCTGAAGGACTACCGGATAGGCCAAATGCCGGAGTCGGCCATGGGTCTGCTGGATTCCGGCGACTTTATGGGCTTCATGGCCGAGTTCAAGAATGTTGTCCAGTTCGCCGAAGTGGGCGAAGGCAACCTGGACTTCGCATCCATCATCCCGGCCGCGCAGGCTGCCGGCGCCGAGTACCTGCTGGTGGAACAGGACGAACTCTATGGCCGCACGGTTTGGGAAGCGCTGCAGACTTCCTACGACAACCTGATTGCCCTGGGCCAGTCCGAGCTCTTCTAA
- a CDS encoding Gfo/Idh/MocA family oxidoreductase: MSKKVRLGIIGLGQQGGAYAKFITDGMVPNMVIGAICDTDPAKKEIASATYPDAPFYDDYIAMLESGDVDAVVTCVPHFLHPEMGIETLKRNIHALVEKPAGVYTKQVKELNEFAASKPELSFGIMFNQRNNPLYKKLKEIVENGEIGAIRRSNWIITNWWRPQGYYNSSEWRATWGGEGGGVLVNQAPHQLDLWQWICGVPKSVYSKVSFGFRRDIAVEDEVTAVVDYGDGVTGVFVTATHDLTGTDRFEILGDQGKIVVEGSKTATVTRLHKPERELSDGMGMDDVRKLFMGELNPEEYYTTEVIEFESAWGAQHSGVLENFAANILDGTPLLAPGSDGINGVRLANAIHLSAWTGKEVGLDFDENEFLAELNKRIAEEGKFPQRA, encoded by the coding sequence GTGAGCAAGAAAGTACGCCTCGGCATCATCGGCCTGGGCCAGCAGGGCGGCGCTTACGCCAAGTTCATCACGGACGGCATGGTTCCCAACATGGTGATCGGGGCCATCTGCGACACCGATCCGGCCAAGAAGGAGATTGCCTCGGCCACATACCCCGACGCTCCCTTCTATGACGACTACATCGCGATGCTGGAAAGCGGCGACGTTGACGCCGTCGTGACCTGCGTGCCGCACTTCCTGCACCCGGAAATGGGCATCGAGACCCTGAAACGCAACATCCACGCGCTGGTGGAGAAGCCGGCCGGCGTCTACACCAAGCAGGTCAAGGAACTGAACGAGTTCGCGGCCTCCAAGCCTGAGCTCTCCTTCGGCATCATGTTCAACCAGCGCAACAACCCGCTGTACAAGAAGCTCAAAGAGATTGTGGAAAATGGCGAGATCGGTGCCATCCGCCGCAGCAACTGGATCATCACCAACTGGTGGCGTCCCCAGGGCTACTACAACTCGAGCGAATGGCGCGCGACGTGGGGCGGCGAAGGCGGCGGCGTCCTGGTCAACCAGGCACCGCACCAGCTGGACCTGTGGCAGTGGATCTGTGGCGTGCCGAAGTCCGTCTACTCCAAGGTTTCCTTCGGCTTCCGCCGCGACATCGCCGTCGAAGATGAAGTGACTGCGGTGGTTGACTATGGAGACGGTGTTACCGGCGTATTTGTCACCGCCACCCACGATCTGACCGGCACCGACCGCTTCGAGATCCTGGGCGACCAGGGCAAGATCGTCGTCGAGGGCAGCAAGACCGCCACGGTGACGCGCCTGCACAAGCCCGAGCGGGAGCTCAGCGACGGCATGGGCATGGACGATGTCCGCAAGCTCTTTATGGGCGAGCTGAATCCGGAGGAGTACTACACCACTGAGGTCATCGAGTTCGAGTCCGCTTGGGGTGCCCAGCACTCCGGCGTCCTGGAGAACTTCGCCGCCAACATCCTGGACGGCACGCCGCTGCTCGCTCCGGGTTCGGACGGCATCAACGGCGTCCGCCTGGCCAACGCCATCCACCTCTCCGCCTGGACCGGCAAAGAAGTTGGACTGGACTTCGACGAGAACGAATTCCTCGCCGAGCTCAACAAGCGCATCGCCGAAGAAGGCAAGTTCCCGCAGCGCGCGTAA
- a CDS encoding LacI family DNA-binding transcriptional regulator gives MTEPQTPDTAPSTGSVRKHGRDRKSNATIYDIAKMAGVNASTVSRALSKPGRVSPKTQKLIEDAAAQLNYQVNPFARALPTGKTNTFGLIVADITNPTFFDIIRGAETTATSRDYTLVLAESAESPATELTAARRLMATVDGLILASPRMDDDNIRALARDKPVVVINREVEGVPCVVPDVNKGISEAVRSLAANGHTRVAYVAGPPESWMSERRWEGVQAACEWSRLEAVRLESSKPTVDGGRQTARDVRASGATAVLTYNDLLAIGLMQELQAAGVVVPDHISIVGFDDIFGADFTTPPLTTVRSPLGECGEAAATRLLDFLHGSGEQTGTLSVETELVLRGSSGRILPAK, from the coding sequence GTGACTGAACCCCAAACGCCGGACACCGCCCCATCAACGGGTTCGGTCAGAAAGCACGGCCGCGACCGCAAATCCAACGCGACCATCTACGACATCGCCAAGATGGCCGGCGTCAACGCGTCCACCGTTTCCCGCGCGCTCAGCAAGCCGGGCAGGGTCAGCCCCAAGACGCAGAAGCTCATCGAGGATGCGGCCGCCCAGCTGAACTACCAGGTCAATCCGTTCGCGCGCGCCCTTCCCACGGGCAAGACCAACACGTTCGGCCTCATCGTCGCGGACATCACCAACCCCACCTTCTTTGACATCATCCGCGGCGCAGAGACCACCGCAACCAGCCGGGACTACACCCTGGTGCTCGCCGAGTCGGCGGAGTCCCCGGCGACGGAACTGACTGCAGCCCGCCGGCTGATGGCCACGGTGGATGGGCTTATTCTCGCGAGCCCGCGCATGGACGATGACAACATCCGCGCCCTGGCCCGGGACAAACCCGTGGTGGTCATCAACCGCGAAGTGGAGGGCGTGCCGTGCGTGGTGCCGGACGTCAACAAGGGGATCAGCGAGGCGGTCCGCAGCTTGGCCGCCAACGGCCACACAAGGGTTGCCTATGTGGCGGGCCCGCCGGAATCCTGGATGTCCGAACGCCGCTGGGAGGGCGTGCAGGCGGCCTGCGAGTGGTCCCGGCTTGAGGCCGTGCGGCTTGAGTCCAGCAAACCAACGGTCGACGGCGGCCGGCAGACTGCGCGTGATGTCCGCGCCAGCGGTGCCACTGCGGTCCTGACGTACAACGACCTGCTGGCCATCGGGCTCATGCAGGAACTCCAGGCCGCCGGCGTGGTGGTGCCCGACCACATCAGCATCGTCGGCTTTGACGACATCTTCGGCGCGGACTTCACGACTCCGCCGCTCACCACCGTGCGTTCGCCGTTGGGGGAGTGCGGCGAGGCGGCCGCCACACGCCTGTTGGACTTTCTCCACGGGAGCGGGGAACAGACCGGCACCTTGAGCGTGGAGACTGAGCTTGTGCTGCGCGGCTCCAGCGGTAGGATCCTGCCCGCGAAGTGA
- the uxaC gene encoding glucuronate isomerase, which produces MSQSIAANPDRLLPADPGTRSIARGLLARVQDLPIISPHGHVDAAVIEHNTPFPDPAALLVSPDHYVTRLIHANGAPLDRLRAGGPTAPESREIWRTFVEAWPLFEGTASGYWLRNQFDSVFNLGADLGDMSADASYDAIAAKLVEPGFRPRQLFKDFNIEVLATTDDPLDNLASHKAIAEDSTFNGRVLPTFRPDAYLNIAHPTWCANVDRLIETAGDGANGYAGYITALENRRRYFVEHGAVSADHGVATPATLKLDRAEAERIFELARAGKATAEDRNTFEAHMMYQMGRMSVEDGLVMTIHPGSFRNHHTPTFEAFGADTGHDIPFATNYTEAIRPLLQDFGTAKDFHLVLFTLDETVFSRELAPLAGFYPSVYLGAPWWFLDAPDAMLRFRSAVTETAGFSRSSGFIDDTRAFCSIPARHDASRRIEASFLARLVAEHRVSEDRAHEIIVDTVDSSPRRVFKL; this is translated from the coding sequence ATGTCACAGTCGATTGCTGCCAACCCAGACAGGCTCCTGCCCGCCGACCCCGGAACGCGCAGCATTGCGCGCGGCCTCCTTGCGCGCGTACAGGACCTCCCCATCATCTCCCCGCACGGCCACGTTGACGCCGCCGTCATCGAGCACAACACGCCGTTCCCCGACCCGGCAGCGCTGCTCGTCAGCCCGGACCACTACGTCACGCGCCTGATCCACGCCAACGGCGCCCCCTTGGACAGGCTGCGGGCCGGCGGTCCCACGGCGCCCGAGTCACGCGAAATCTGGCGCACGTTCGTCGAGGCCTGGCCGCTCTTTGAGGGCACGGCCTCCGGCTACTGGCTGCGCAATCAGTTCGACAGCGTCTTCAACCTGGGCGCAGACCTGGGCGACATGTCCGCCGATGCCAGCTATGACGCCATCGCCGCCAAGCTCGTGGAGCCCGGCTTCCGTCCCCGCCAGCTTTTCAAAGACTTCAACATCGAGGTCCTGGCCACCACGGACGATCCCCTGGACAACCTCGCCAGCCACAAGGCCATCGCCGAGGACTCCACCTTCAACGGCCGCGTCCTGCCCACGTTCCGCCCGGACGCCTACCTCAACATTGCGCACCCCACCTGGTGCGCCAACGTAGACCGCCTGATCGAAACAGCCGGTGACGGCGCCAACGGCTACGCGGGCTACATCACGGCCCTGGAAAACCGCCGCCGCTACTTCGTGGAGCACGGCGCAGTCTCGGCGGACCACGGTGTGGCCACCCCGGCAACGCTCAAGCTGGACCGCGCCGAAGCCGAAAGGATCTTCGAGCTCGCCCGCGCCGGCAAGGCCACGGCCGAGGACCGCAACACCTTCGAAGCCCACATGATGTACCAGATGGGTCGCATGTCGGTGGAGGACGGGCTGGTCATGACCATCCACCCGGGCTCGTTCCGCAACCACCACACGCCCACGTTCGAGGCCTTCGGTGCCGACACCGGCCACGACATCCCGTTCGCCACCAACTACACCGAGGCCATCCGCCCGCTGCTGCAGGACTTCGGCACGGCCAAGGACTTCCACCTGGTGCTGTTCACCCTGGACGAGACCGTGTTTTCCCGCGAGCTGGCACCACTGGCCGGCTTCTACCCGTCCGTCTACCTGGGCGCACCCTGGTGGTTCCTGGACGCCCCGGATGCCATGCTCCGGTTCCGCTCCGCCGTGACCGAAACAGCCGGGTTCTCCCGTTCCTCCGGTTTCATCGACGACACCAGGGCCTTCTGCTCCATTCCCGCCCGCCACGATGCGTCCCGCCGGATCGAAGCCTCCTTCCTGGCCCGCCTCGTGGCCGAGCACCGTGTCAGTGAAGACCGTGCCCACGAAATCATCGTGGACACCGTCGATTCCTCCCCGCGAAGGGTTTTCAAACTGTGA
- a CDS encoding mannitol dehydrogenase family protein, with product MPQLNRTTHVAAKPPVRIVHLGLGAFHRSHQAWYTSQASDAADWGIAAFTGRRPDAALALAEQDGLFTLVERADSGDSFSVVGSIVEAVDGADVQRLAELVSAPATAMVTLTVTEAAYRLGADGQLDTTASDVAGDLALLASGSGNPSTPLGRLVFALAARRAAGAGPLAVVCCDNLANNGTVARNAVAGLAQAWDAELAAWVEENVSFVSTSVDRITPRTTEADIAAVEAACDYRDNSPVVAEPFTNWVLSGDFPAGRPRWEDAGAVFVDHIEPYENRKLWLLNGAHSLLAYAGQLRGHTTVAQALADPQCLTAVESFWDEAEANLSGAAAGGADLQVPAYRAALLARFSNARIAHHLAQIAMDGSTKLRMRAVPVLLAERAQGKSGAAAALMIAAWIDFSAAAETFHDPLAAEVAAANLLAGTERVRAVLALVDPAVAADDAVVELVSGLLGTFTAGASNG from the coding sequence CTGCCGCAGCTGAACCGAACCACGCACGTCGCCGCCAAGCCGCCGGTGCGGATCGTCCACCTCGGACTCGGTGCCTTCCACCGCTCGCACCAGGCCTGGTACACCAGCCAGGCCAGCGACGCCGCTGACTGGGGCATCGCCGCTTTCACCGGCCGCCGCCCGGACGCTGCCCTGGCTCTTGCCGAGCAGGACGGCCTCTTCACGCTCGTGGAGCGCGCTGACAGCGGCGACTCGTTCTCCGTCGTCGGCAGCATCGTCGAAGCGGTAGACGGCGCGGACGTGCAGCGGCTTGCAGAGCTCGTTTCGGCGCCCGCCACGGCCATGGTCACCTTGACGGTCACCGAGGCGGCGTACCGGCTCGGTGCCGACGGGCAGCTGGACACGACGGCGTCCGACGTCGCCGGCGACCTTGCGCTGCTGGCGTCCGGCAGCGGAAACCCGTCGACGCCGCTGGGCAGGCTTGTGTTCGCCCTCGCCGCGCGCCGGGCTGCCGGAGCCGGGCCGCTCGCCGTCGTCTGCTGCGACAACCTCGCCAACAACGGCACGGTAGCCCGCAACGCCGTGGCGGGCCTGGCCCAGGCCTGGGACGCGGAGCTCGCTGCCTGGGTCGAGGAAAACGTCAGCTTTGTCAGCACGTCCGTGGACCGCATCACCCCGCGCACCACGGAAGCGGACATCGCCGCCGTCGAGGCCGCCTGCGACTACCGCGACAACTCGCCCGTAGTGGCAGAGCCCTTCACCAACTGGGTGCTCAGCGGAGATTTCCCCGCCGGCCGCCCGCGCTGGGAAGATGCCGGCGCAGTCTTCGTTGACCACATCGAGCCCTACGAAAACCGCAAGCTGTGGCTCCTGAACGGCGCCCATTCCCTGCTGGCCTACGCCGGCCAGCTCCGCGGACACACCACGGTGGCGCAGGCCCTCGCGGACCCGCAGTGCCTGACCGCCGTCGAAAGCTTTTGGGACGAGGCCGAGGCGAACCTGTCCGGCGCCGCGGCCGGCGGCGCGGACCTGCAGGTCCCGGCGTACCGCGCCGCCCTGCTGGCCCGCTTCAGCAATGCGCGTATTGCCCACCACCTCGCCCAGATCGCCATGGACGGCAGCACCAAGCTGCGCATGCGGGCCGTGCCTGTCCTCTTGGCCGAACGGGCCCAGGGCAAGTCCGGTGCCGCTGCGGCGCTGATGATCGCAGCCTGGATTGATTTCAGTGCCGCGGCCGAGACGTTCCACGATCCGTTGGCAGCAGAGGTGGCCGCGGCCAACCTGCTGGCGGGTACGGAGCGCGTGCGGGCGGTCCTGGCGCTGGTGGATCCTGCCGTCGCAGCGGACGACGCCGTGGTGGAGCTCGTTTCCGGCCTGCTCGGCACATTCACTGCGGGCGCCAGCAACGGCTGA
- the uidB gene encoding glucuronide transporter, giving the protein MKKLNKLSIIGYGAGDAANNLAFTTATMFLLVYYTDVAGISAAAAGTLLLVVRLFDAFADVFAGRLVDRTYSKRFGKFRPFIMFGSIPLLLLSMATFSVPQIGESGTLLYAYVTYAALGLAYSLVNIPYGSLAGAMTQDPGERAKLGSARMVGALLVSSALGIFVAPLIKPGANLQSTFTTITLIFVVIGTALYFFTALTAKERVHRAVPKVTFKQSMETLKGNKPLLMLCLSSFFFLSGYLALTSVQLYYLRDVLGRLDLYPVLSIIQLALTFFLAAFMPKLVRNVGKKRVYIYSSLVTVIGGAIIFFTPTGQVWMGFTGLVISLVGVLAVNIVVWALEADTVEYGEWRTGVRTEGITYALFSFTRKSGQAVGGALAAYALALGGYKSGAAQTADALFGIQLAAGAIPAVLTILAVLVMSKYTLTDAKHAEILKEIQERRTKTVGAGEGEAADASTTAEAGITADAGITADAGTTADARTPVGAGKTAGH; this is encoded by the coding sequence ATGAAAAAGCTAAACAAGCTCAGCATCATCGGCTACGGGGCCGGCGATGCAGCCAACAACCTCGCATTCACCACCGCCACCATGTTCCTGCTGGTGTACTACACCGATGTTGCCGGTATCTCCGCCGCGGCCGCCGGAACCCTGCTGCTCGTGGTCAGGCTCTTTGACGCCTTCGCCGACGTCTTCGCCGGCCGGCTCGTAGACCGGACCTACAGCAAGCGCTTCGGTAAGTTCCGCCCGTTCATCATGTTCGGCTCCATCCCGCTGCTCCTGCTGAGCATGGCAACGTTCTCCGTCCCGCAGATCGGTGAATCCGGCACACTGCTGTACGCCTACGTCACCTACGCCGCCCTTGGCTTGGCCTACAGCCTCGTGAACATTCCGTACGGCTCGCTGGCAGGCGCCATGACGCAGGATCCGGGGGAGCGCGCAAAACTGGGCTCGGCCCGCATGGTGGGCGCCCTGCTGGTGAGTTCTGCCCTGGGTATCTTCGTCGCACCGCTGATCAAGCCGGGCGCCAACCTCCAGTCGACGTTCACCACCATCACCCTGATCTTCGTGGTCATCGGAACTGCGCTGTACTTCTTCACGGCATTGACCGCCAAGGAACGCGTGCACCGCGCCGTCCCCAAGGTCACGTTCAAGCAGAGCATGGAAACTCTTAAGGGCAACAAGCCCCTCCTGATGCTGTGCCTGAGCTCCTTCTTCTTCCTCTCCGGCTACCTCGCCCTGACTTCCGTGCAGCTGTACTACCTGCGCGACGTCCTCGGCCGCCTGGACCTGTACCCGGTACTGTCCATCATCCAGCTGGCGCTTACCTTCTTCCTGGCCGCCTTTATGCCCAAACTTGTCCGAAACGTGGGCAAGAAGCGCGTCTACATCTACTCTTCCCTGGTCACTGTCATTGGCGGTGCGATCATCTTCTTCACTCCGACCGGCCAGGTCTGGATGGGCTTTACCGGCCTCGTGATCAGCCTCGTGGGTGTCCTCGCCGTGAACATCGTGGTGTGGGCGCTGGAAGCCGACACGGTGGAGTACGGCGAATGGCGGACCGGTGTCCGCACCGAGGGGATCACGTACGCACTGTTCTCCTTCACCCGGAAGTCCGGACAGGCTGTGGGCGGCGCCCTGGCGGCGTACGCCTTGGCACTGGGCGGTTACAAGTCCGGCGCGGCCCAGACCGCGGATGCTCTGTTCGGCATCCAGCTGGCCGCGGGCGCAATCCCGGCCGTACTGACTATCCTTGCGGTATTGGTTATGAGCAAGTACACGCTGACCGACGCCAAGCACGCGGAAATCCTCAAGGAAATCCAGGAACGCCGGACCAAAACTGTGGGAGCAGGCGAAGGCGAAGCCGCTGACGCCAGCACCACCGCTGAAGCCGGCATCACCGCTGACGCCGGCATCACCGCTGACGCCGGCACCACGGCTGATGCCCGCACGCCGGTTGGCGCCGGCAAAACCGCCGGCCACTAA
- the manD gene encoding D-mannonate dehydratase ManD, with protein MKIIAAEVFVTSPSRNFVTLRITTDDGVTGIGDATLNGRELAVAAYLKEHVAQLLIGKDPHRIEDTWQFLYRSSYWRRGPVTMAAIAAVDMALWDIKGKMANMPVYQLLGGASRNGLRAYGHASGADIESLFDSVREHLELGYKSVRIQTAVPGIKAVYGVAAQAQASGERYDYEPAGRGAFPVEEDWDTRAYLRHLPTVFEAVRNEFGPELPLLHDGHHRMTPIQAAKLGKALEPYDLFWLEDCTPAENQEALRWVRHHTTTPLAIGEIFNTVYDYQTIIKEQLIDYVRAASTHFGGISPLKKVMDFAAQYQIKSGFHGPTDISPVGFAAQLHVGLAIHNYGIQEYMQHSDKTNEVFEQSMTFVDGYLHPGDKPGIGVEFNEEAAAAYPYQQAYLPYNRLVDGTVHDW; from the coding sequence GTGAAAATCATTGCCGCTGAGGTGTTCGTGACAAGCCCGTCACGTAACTTCGTGACCCTGCGCATCACTACGGACGACGGGGTCACCGGCATCGGTGACGCCACACTGAACGGCCGCGAACTGGCTGTTGCCGCGTACCTCAAAGAACACGTGGCCCAGCTGCTGATCGGCAAGGATCCGCACCGGATCGAGGACACCTGGCAGTTCCTGTACCGCAGCTCCTATTGGCGCCGCGGCCCGGTCACCATGGCGGCCATCGCCGCCGTCGACATGGCCCTGTGGGACATTAAGGGCAAGATGGCGAACATGCCGGTTTACCAGCTCCTGGGCGGCGCCTCACGCAACGGCCTGCGGGCCTACGGCCACGCGTCCGGCGCGGACATCGAGTCGCTGTTCGATTCCGTCCGTGAACACCTGGAACTGGGCTACAAGTCAGTCCGCATCCAGACCGCAGTCCCCGGCATCAAGGCCGTCTACGGTGTTGCCGCCCAGGCCCAGGCTTCGGGCGAGCGCTATGACTACGAGCCCGCAGGCCGCGGCGCCTTCCCGGTGGAGGAAGACTGGGACACCCGCGCGTACCTGCGCCACCTGCCCACCGTCTTCGAAGCCGTGCGCAACGAATTCGGTCCGGAGTTGCCGCTGCTGCATGACGGACACCACCGCATGACCCCCATCCAGGCCGCCAAGCTCGGCAAGGCCCTGGAACCGTACGACCTCTTCTGGCTCGAGGACTGCACCCCGGCCGAAAACCAGGAAGCACTGCGCTGGGTCCGCCATCACACCACCACCCCGCTGGCCATCGGTGAAATCTTCAACACGGTCTACGACTACCAGACCATCATCAAGGAACAGCTGATCGACTACGTGCGCGCAGCCTCCACCCACTTCGGCGGTATTTCCCCGCTGAAGAAGGTCATGGACTTCGCCGCCCAGTACCAGATCAAGTCCGGCTTCCACGGCCCCACGGACATCTCCCCGGTGGGCTTCGCCGCCCAGCTGCACGTAGGCCTGGCCATCCACAACTACGGCATCCAGGAATACATGCAGCACTCCGACAAGACCAACGAGGTCTTCGAGCAGTCCATGACCTTCGTGGACGGCTACCTGCACCCGGGCGACAAGCCTGGCATCGGCGTCGAATTCAACGAGGAAGCCGCAGCAGCGTACCCGTACCAGCAGGCCTACCTGCCGTACAACCGCCTGGTGGACGGAACGGTGCACGACTGGTGA